The following is a genomic window from Burkholderiales bacterium.
GCCTGATTCTGATTCAAACCGTGCGCACGCTTTTCGGCGCGCAGAATGTCGGCGTGGAAAATCCATCATGGATGTCGGGCGGCATCCAGATCGCGAATGCGGTATTGCCGTATAACCGTGTCATCATCGTCGGCTTCGCCTTCGCGGTGCTGGCGCTGGCGTGGCTGTTGCTCAACCGCACGCGCCTTGGCCTGTTCGTGCGCAGCGTGACGCAAAACCGCGCGATGGCGAGTTGCGTCGGCGTGCCGACCGCCCGTGTCGATACGCTTGCGTTCGGCCTCGGCTCGGGCGTCGCCGGGCTCGCCGGCTGCGCGCTCTCGCAAATCGGCAACGTCGGGCCCGATCTCGGCCAAAGCTACATCGTCGATTCGTTCATGGTCGTGGTGCTCGGCGGTGTCGGCCAGCTTGCCGGCACGGTATACGCGGCGCTCGGATTGGGCGTCGTCAACAAATACCTCGAAGCGTGGCAGGGCGCCGTGCTCGCCAAAATCGCGG
Proteins encoded in this region:
- the urtB gene encoding urea ABC transporter permease subunit UrtB, with amino-acid sequence LILIQTVRTLFGAQNVGVENPSWMSGGIQIANAVLPYNRVIIVGFAFAVLALAWLLLNRTRLGLFVRSVTQNRAMASCVGVPTARVDTLAFGLGSGVAGLAGCALSQIGNVGPDLGQSYIVDSFMVVVLGGVGQLAGTVYAALGLGVVNKYLEAWQGAVLAKIAVLVFIIVFIQKRPQGLFALKGRMVEA